The DNA window AAGTTTTACGTCAAAAGAAAAATTGCAAGCAAATATTGAACGCTAGTTAACCCATGCATGCTGCAGGATTTAAGCGGACGTGTAATCATATTTgcagtttattttgaaatacacccAAAAAGGAAGATGGACGGGTAGGCGCACAGATATTTGCTAAAGCAAGTGTAGTAACCTGTTCATGGTGGCATtctgatggtgtgtgtgtgtgggtgctcactggaaatttttcttttctgtatgttgaaaacttgTATGTAAAACGTTGGGGGAAATGCACGCTTTTAACGTTTGCCAGCGGACGTGTGCAAGAACGTTCCGAGCAGCATGATGGCTTCAGACTGGAagaaatccaaatgtccatcagcagtaAATAGAGACATAAATCATGGGTCTGTTTATATAATGGGGTACTGTTCTCAATAAGAATGAATGAGCCACAAGCTACACGCAACACAGGTGAATTTCACCAGCATAGGACTGAGGGGGAGAACAAGGATGTGTTGTATGATTCTATTCGTGTAAAATTTACAGACATGCAGAACTAACCTAGGGTGTAGAAACCAGggtagtggggttttttttggggggagggggagaaggcagAAAAGATAGTAAATGGAATAGGGTGCCACGGGGGCCTCCTGGGGTTCTGGAAGGTTCTGTTTCTTGCTCTTGATGCTAGCTAAACAGGTGGGAACATTTGTCAAGCTATACATTTAAAGTCTGGgcacttttctgtgtgtgtattatgCATCATTAAAAACCGTactaggaaaaagaagaaagacaaccGAATAGATCCAGCCGGAAGCTTGGCCTAGCCTGAGCCTGTCTGGTTATACTAAAGCTGTGAACGAAATGGGACTTCGCTTTAAGACATTTATCCACTCATTTGTGCATGCATTCACGCTGCATTAATTCCCCTGTCTTCACTCATCGTCTGTCTGTCCCTGATACAGACACCTGTTCGCATGTACTGGGCTCCAAATCTAGACTTGATCCACACGGCCTTACCCAGCCCTTTTGGGGATTCGCAGGCCCAGGGGAAGAGATGTGAGGATAATTCACTTTGCAACCACACCTTCCACCTTCCTGGATTCCTGTTTGTGATCCGTCCCGGGTATTTGCCCTGAGATATCTTCTGACCCCTGTATTAGTTCTCCGGAGAAACAGATACGACAAGATGGatggtagatagatgatagatggatagacagatacatacagataaaaagagatttattgtaaggaatCGGCCCATGTCATGATGGAGGCTGGCGAGTTTCGAGATCTGCAGGGTGAGTCAGCAGCTAGGAGGCTCAGGAGAGCCGATGGGTTTAGTTTCAGGACAAAGGCTAACAAGCTCAAGACCCAGGAAGAATCAGTGTTTCAGTTTGAATTCAAAGGCAGGGAAAGTGATGCTCCAGCTCAAAGGCAGGCAGGCCGGAGAAACTCCTCCTACTCAGCCCTTTTGATCTCTTTGGGTCTTCAGCTGATTAGGTGAGGCCCACCCACTTTAGGAGGAGCCATCTGCTATCCTCAGTCTCTCCATTCGCATGTGAATGTCATCCAGAAAAAGCTTCATGGAGTCGCCCCAAATAACGTTTGACAGATGTCAGGGCACCCCACGACCCAGGCAACGTGacgcataaaattaaccatcacaatgcCGGAGCCTGAAACACTTCCTGGCTCTAAAGGAGGAAGTGCAGCCGGGGTGAGGTGGGGTGCTGGCCTGGTCTGAGTCCCATCCCATCAAGTAGACAAGCTGCTGCCGTGACACACACACTGATCGTTTTTTACATACGGTTCAGATTAGTGGCTGGCGGAAAACGGTTTTCTTTTAGtggttttctatttgtctcatctgttctttgctcctcttttcttttatcctggtgtttttttttttttttggactaatTGATTATATCTTACAGTTCAGTTTTTATCTCCACTATTGGCTGACTAGctcttctactttttctttttttttgaggagtTGTTCCAGTCTTTGTTAACTTACCACCATCGATCTCTAAATCCTATGAAAGTCCTTCGCATAAAATATAAGatccttaattttaatttttattgtttatttgttcatcattattgtttttttaagtaaactctacccccaaggtggcccttgaactcacgactccacgatcaagagtcgcgtgttctaccgactgagccagccaggtgcccctgaaatagaAGATCCTTACAACAGATTTACTGTCTCCACTTTCTGTGCTATTCTTATCACATGTATTTTAGTTCTACATTTGTTATAAACcctatgatatttttttaaacatctaaacAATTATCTTTTAGAGCtattaaaggtgaaaaaaatttttaaaaaaagaaatgatttcagTTACTGCAAAATGcctcatacaaaaaaaaaatctggaaccTATGAATACAGTTCAAAAGATAATGAGGCAAAAATgaacacccaggtgtcccccacccAGCTTAACAAAGGGCAAGTGGCCAGTGTATTGAAGGTTCTTGGTGCTCCTTCCAGATGGCCTCCCTCTTCGTCCTCACCTGTGAGAAGCCTCTCTCCTGAATTTTGCGTTAATTATTCGCTTGCTTTGTCTAAAAACCAAACCCGGTAGAACCTCGGATCGCAAGTAAcgtgttctgcgagtgttccacaagacgagcaaacattgcTCACAAAcgttaacttgataaacgagcgatgtcttgcaggGCGCGTAGTACGTGAGGCGGGACGTCACGTGATCAcgactgagccagtggttcttgaaattcgctttgatatacaagtgctttggattacaggcatgtttccggaacgaattatgctcgaaAACCAAGGCTTTTTACTGTACGTGTCTCTACACACCATCTTGTTTGGTTGTGCCTGTTCTCAGCCTTTGTGGTTTGACTCCTGCTGCACAAAGTCTTCTGCATCTCATGCTGGGGCTTTTTCCACGTTGTCACAGGTGCCCTCAGCTCGTTCATTTCACTGCCGTATAATATTCCATCACGTCCAGACGTGCCTAGTGGGCGGACCACCACGGGTCCATCTGTTCTACACTTGATGCACGTTTGGGTGGCTTCTGGTCCTCTGCTGTCACAAACGGAGCTTGCAGGAGCCTCTCGCCCACGTCCCCAAGTGCACAGGTGCCCGGCCCAGTTGTACAAGATGTGTCCCTTTAACGCCAAGGAACTTTCCAACTTAAACTCCTGCTAGAGTTTCTTACGGTAGTCTTCTTATCCTCTTGCCGTCCTTCTGGCCCCAGTGAGTCACCTGCCCTGGGTCCCGACCACCCCTGCCCACGTGGCAGCCAGTGCTCCTGTCGTGTGCAGGAACCCCTCTTTGTACATATGCAGGACGGGACGTTTCTGGGGTGTGATGTAGGACGTGAATGCACGTAAAATTCCCACTGCCGTGGAGGGTGCCTGTGTTTTCGTTCAACTGCTGTGCAGTAGCTTCTGTTCTCTGCTtcaaggaagaggggagagaacaAGCTTGGTAGAAAAGGTGGCACCCAGGCTGGACTCCTGGGCCGATCTCTTTGTGTCAGTGTCAGGACAGTCACCCTGGAAATTGATAAGCCGTGTTCTGCTACTGCTCTGTGGCTCAGAGCGGCGTGTCCCAGGATGGGATCCCTGGGTGATTTTTCACTCCCACACACGGTCTAGTGCCCAGGCATGaaatcccctcccctctgccccggctctgCCCTGCCGTGGAGAGGATGCTTATAAATGATCGTCTTTTGTGCTGCCTCTTTCCATTACAGGTTAGCCTGGGGCGGAAGATAAAGACATTTGCCACCAAGATGGTAATCACGAGTGGAAATGATGAGGACAGAGgaggccaggagagagagagtaaggaagAGAGCGTCTTGGCGATGCTGGGGATTATCGGGACCATTCTGAACCTGATTGTTatcatatttgtatacatatacaccacTCTGTGAATGGCTCAGAGGGTGCTGAGGGGCCTCGGGGATGGCCGAATGACGGGAGTCCTGTGTGTCGGCAGGTGACTGATCGGACGCTGCCGTGCAAGCGAGCAGGCCTGACCTACACACGCTGCTCAAGCAAATGCACCTTCGAACTGTAGAAGAGGTCACAAAAACAAACCACTCCTGCTACAAAGAGCAGACACTAAAGCACAATGAACCCAACAAAACTCATCCACACGACAAGGAACTCAACGTCTTTGGCCCGGGGCCGGAAAGAACACTCGGAAGACCAGCCTTTGACGCCATGGGTGAGCGGATGGGTGCAGAAACTCCTCATCCCGGGTCTCTGATGGATTTCACGCATTGGAAAGGAGGAACAGGGCGGGCGAGGCTCGTCGGTGCGTCTCCTGGGACACGGGCTTCACCTTAACTTGACGACCACGAGCCGTTCGGGACGAGAAACCACAGGGGCCACCCTCTGACAGAATCCCATTCATCAAACGTGGCTAACTATTTGATACTGGGGagataacttatttttcttttttcattggcTTGACGTGTGTATCTGTTCATATCAacgtttataaatatatatttttaataaatgtgctCTATTTTTTAGCATGAACCAAATATTTGGAGAGGCGCTCCTCGAGTCCTCGAGCTTTCGTTGGTTTTATCTGCTTCGCCCCGTAGACTGCAGGTGTTGTGTGGTATAGCCATTCTAGTCCTGCTTCGAACATCTTGAatcttttccctccccccccccccccccgcctttctctctctctctctctctctctctggtctggAGGACATTTTTCCATAGTACCAGCCCTGGTCCTGGTGGATGCATGTTTTAAGATTGTCCGTTGAGCGGCTTTTTGTTGTTATATGGGAGATCTAAAACGATTGTGGGCATGTGGACCTTAGTCATACCATATCCTTAGTGAGAATTTTGCATGAACGAGGACTGAGCGATAGATCAGCTTCGAAAAAACGTAAAAAGGACTGTCATTGAAGAGGAGAGGGCAGCTACGTTCACAGATCAACTCTAGGACGGAATCGTCGGCTTCTTATTGCCagcattattttttcattctggTGACATtgatcagatttttattttagtggcCACATAGCGTGCACGTTAGGGAGAACGAGGAGGGAAGGCCAGCACAGGGGCATAATTCCTTCCTTAGCGAGCTGCCTGGGACCTTTTCCAAAGGAGGTGGGGTGTAAATGGCACGTGGGCTGTCCAGCGTGAGAGCTCACGTGGCTCTTTCGGGCTCTGCGAGGACACCCCCATGACAGGTGACATTTTAAGGGCACTAGAAGGGGATGCAGTGATCACCCTAAAAGATTGCTGTGCTTCCTAAAGCTCCTGGTTTACAGCCACACAAAGCTACTTCCTCCCTGGTAGGGATGGGTGAATATATACAAATCTGCCCTCTGCTCCTGGCTCCCTGAGAAGGGCCTTTGCCTGGCTGTGGCGACATACCCTGGCAAAGAGGGTCACGGTTCCTTTTGCCGGTGCCAGACTTGCCCGTGGATGAAAGAAGCAGCAGCTCGCCTAGTTGGGTTCAAATGATGCCCAGGAGGTCGCTACCGCCagatctctccctccccttgttGTGGTGTCTGAAATTCCACCATTAGAGAGTCACTTCTTGTGCTCTTTTAAGGGACCAGGTTCTTTTATAAAGCAGATGCCCCCGAGCACCTGACTCTGACAGTATTCATCAGgtgtcttctcttccctcccagaaGGAAGTAGACATGCATTTAGGGCACACTGTGTGCCAGAGACTTTATATTCCTTAGGTCGCTGAAATCCCCCTATAACCCTGTAGTCCCCCTGCGAGATGGGAGGGGCTCTTTTGCCACCATTTGTAGAAGAAAGAGCTCCGAGATCAGGAAACTTCCCCGAGATCATGTGGCTGAATCTGCCCGGATCTGCCCGATTCCTTAGCCCAGTGAGGGCTGTGGGGCTGCTGGAGAGAGAGATGATGCACAGGAGGGGAAGACGCAGGAAAGAAAGGGCCCTCAGGGTCATTCACAAACCCGATGGCTTTGTGAAAGTCCAGTTCTGCACatctcaccccccccccttcctccgtaaaaataaataacccttgGGAATTCCTTGGACACTGGCAGAATATCATACAAGTAAGGACGAGGGACAAGAGGAGGCTGGTTGGGAATAAAATGGGCTGTCAGGGGGAGGGAGCCATCTCCCAGGTTGCGTGTGATTCTGGAAAGACTGTATGAAAATTCTGAACAGTGAACAGAGTAAACAATAAAGGtgcaatggattaaaaaaatactaccaatgtctttttttttttaacactgtggTATTTTCAAACTTCATTCACTGTCATTCCTTTGtctatacttattttttattttatttaaaaaaaaaaaaaacaaaaaacacctgaaTGTGATTCTGTTAAACAGACCTGTTTGGTTTGGGCCGTAGAAGCCCCCGTGATGTTTCAAGTATactcatttgaaatttattgggggcggggggggaggaaACTGCCCTTCCAGCCCTCGGATCAGCCTCCAGATGGTTCTTCTAGATCATCGTAATCCAGAGCCTGGAAATAAAGCTGCCCATTCAGTGCCTGCCGGGCCGAGGGGAGGTGCTCTGGCCCGCGTCTCTGGCCTGCGTGGTCTTCTTTGCACCCTCGTGTAGCAGGACCCAGGAGCGCACACTGGGCAAACCCACAGCTTCCCGAGGGTCTAGGGGCATCTTCAGggaacagggaagggagaggccaCCGTGGCCTCGGGTCTCCAGTTTCACGCgtgcacagagcccagcccggGGATTAATAACAGTGATCACAACCACGCCCAGCACTTTGCACCCATCCTActggaggcgggggcggggggcgcggggctcACAACCACCCCATGAGATGTGTAtccttctccccattttacacGATGAAGGCAGCGGCTCTCAAAAAAGCTAACTGATTCCACCAAGGTTGCACCACGGTCGGGAAAAGCGGAATCGGACCTTCTGGCTCTGCACCTCGCGTGGCCCAAGGTGTGGGGGTGAGCTTGCTGGAATCTGGCCAGTTCGGGCTTGGGGCCCAATGCTTCCCACCAGCCCTGCCTCGCTCTGATCTCCCCACAGCTGGCCCAGGCAGCACAGCTGAATGGATGCCTTTCGCTTCCACCCCTGCAGGGGGGACCTCCGAAAGCCGAAAGCCCGATCCTGGAAGCCTAGGTTCGGAGCTGTGAGGTGCTTGCCTGTGGCTTGAACCCCATTTCTGGCTCTTGTGATCTGGGATCCCTGGTTTTCCTCCCCTGGAAATGGGGGTGATGTTAGCCCCCTAATCCCATCAGGTGGATATGTTTACCTCACGTAACTGATGCAGAAAGTGTGGCTTGCAAGGTGAGTTGACTTGGCAAAGGCACGAGGACTGTGAGGTCAAACAGCAAGGCACTGAGCCTAAGTCCCAAGCGCGGTCTTCCCCACTCCAGCCCAAGAGCGGCATTGAGACCCCGAAAGAAAGATCCCTGGGGAAGCCTGAGGTTCAGTGGAGGACATAGGATGCCTCAAAGACCTTCCAGGTTCAGTGAGAGGGACCCACACcctgggaaggcagagggggCATTTGGGGTCCCTCTGGTTCTacgggatgggggaggggcagggcagagaccctttcccaaagatttttttcctttttttttttttttttttaaacccagtaAACCATCTGAAACCCAGACAGGATCAAGTCCCCTCAAGTCACATAGCTCACGAGTCCAGAGATGTCCAGGGAAGTCTGGGCAAAGTTTAtagagactgtttttttctttttaaaagactttcatGGATACTACATGGACCACAAGCTCTTTTCCCACTGCCTGTTTCTGTGATTTCTGTGCAAAGCAAATGGTTTATCCACGAACCCTGAGTTCTGCCCCCACCTTAGCCCCCATAATGTGCCATCCTAACCCCAAGGAGCACAGTTTTGGGGTGCCCTCCTGCATAGCGGGGGCTGAGACCTCTTCATGCTGCAACAGAAGGGGGCCAGTTGACCCAGCAGCTCAGTCCTATCTTTCATCCTTGTCTGTCTTTCCATGAATCACACATGCATAGTCCCAGCCGAAAAGaattgcaatttttaaaacattctatacatttttttaaaaattaaaataatctccaGAGATCACCAGCCAGAATCAAGATGATATTTAGTGTATACGTTATAGACCAGGTGGACTGCGCATCTGTTTGGAGAGACCATTTTCCTTGAAATATGAAAGTAGTGTCGCGTTTAGGCAAGGCACAGTCTTTAGGTCATTGTCGCCACATTCCCTGTTATAATGGACAGCTTCCTTTGTTCCTCGTATTGGCTGGGTCCAAAGGCGTTCCAGATGGCCATCGTCAACAGCCATTCAGACACTTCCTCGGGAGGAGGTAGAAACTATAATTTATACAAATGGTGCCATGCTATGAACATTGCTCCCAGATACGTTGTCATTAACAATCCGGACTATGGTCGCGTATCAATGAATCTTGGGATCCTGCTGTTTAGATGTAGCATCACCCGTGTccctgttttcttactgttggaCCGTCAGGTTGTCAACAGTGTTGGCTATCAAACCAACCTCTAAGCCTGCTCAAAAGCAGCCCGAGCATTGCCCTTGCCTTCCCGTGACCCCTTTGAGTGGTCTCAGTGGTATCCTTCACCACAGCTACAAGGACAGTATCTGgggaagtcacttgcccaaaCAAAAGAGACGGTGGGATACCCCTGGATGCTCAGGAAACATACACCCTCTCCCAGATCCCAGCTCCAGAGTGGAGCCTGGCCCCAGTCTTCACAGGGCCTCCCAGGTGATCAGGCATATTTGGAGGCAGTGAGGCAGATGAAACCAGATGTCAACCTGGGCCAGGAGCCCGGGACCCAGGTGGTTGTGCTGGTCTTAGGTGAAGTCTCCGTCTCTTCAGCTGGCTTCCCTCATCTATCCAAAGCTGACAGTAACACCCCGATCCCAGGTCATTAGGAAAGTCCAATGAGACAGTGCAGCTACAGCTCCCAGCAGAATGCCTGGGAGAACAAGTGCCCCGTCTTGGCACCAACTGTATACGACCTCACAGGAAGTCTTTCAGTTAGAGTGTCTCTCCCCGTcatcctcccccactcctgcccccttctctccgcatttctctttctccctcttgtgtttcctctcttttcctccctttcctctaaGCAGCCCCCGCCTCAGCCCACTTTCCTGTGAATGTTGCCATCAACCGTGCTTAGTCTTAGGGCTCTCTCTTCCCCGTCGGCTGCCCACAGAGCATCAGGAAACCCGTTCGCTTCCTGGTTTCCTTGTTCTCTGCCAGAAACAATCCCATCCGCCACATAAGCACTTCCCTGAGAGCTGCTTCAGGAGCCCAGACTGGCTGCGGCCACACTTGGGAAGAGAGTTCCAGAGGCCAAATTCCTGATTCCTCCTCTGACAGTGCTCTCCTAGAGGATTGAGTGGCTTCCCCCTCCCTAAGGGCAGAATTTCTATGGTGGGCCATCCCCAGAAAGACCCCTTTGTGAGCTGGGTgggcggggggtagggggtgCTGGACATCACTACCTGACGATTCTTCTCTGTCATGGGAAGCAGATGGAATGAGCAGACTGCTGATATTCTCCACCGTTCGTAAACAAGTTACACAAAACTGTGCACACTCCTGGCAGAAGGGCCACATTATTGCTCTGAGAGAGAAGGTCACAAGATATCTGTAAACTTTTCCCTACAAGACCCTTTGTTGAGAGGTGTATGTTCTACGGTTAGACAATAATGGGGGAATTTTGCAAAATAAGAGATCAGATGCATCCACAGCAGGGTAATCCAAGGT is part of the Neofelis nebulosa isolate mNeoNeb1 chromosome 7, mNeoNeb1.pri, whole genome shotgun sequence genome and encodes:
- the TUNAR gene encoding protein TUNAR isoform X1; translation: MRCSVSLGRKIKTFATKMVITSGNDEDRGGQERESKEESVLAMLGIIGTILNLIVIIFVYIYTTL
- the TUNAR gene encoding protein TUNAR isoform X2 — its product is MVITSGNDEDRGGQERESKEESVLAMLGIIGTILNLIVIIFVYIYTTL